Proteins encoded in a region of the Petrotoga mexicana DSM 14811 genome:
- the tpiA gene encoding triose-phosphate isomerase, giving the protein MEKLTIKDVDLKGKKVIMRVDFNVPIKDGKITDETRIKAALDTIQYTLDKGAKVILLSHLGRPKGEKNPQFSLKPVADRLDELLNNKVYFVDETRGPKVEKAVSELKDGEVLLIENTRFEKGETKNDPELAKYWASLADLHVNDAFGTAHRAHASNVGIANYIPSVAGFLMEKEIEFLQKAVENPEKPYVVILGGAKVSDKIGVINNLLNKADKILIGGAMMFTFLKALGKNVGSSLVEEDKLNVAKDILENAKAKGVEIVLPVDTVIAQKIEAGVEKKTVKIDDGIPEGWMGLDIGPESVSLFKEKISDAKTIVWNGPMGVFEMDDFAFGTEEVAKAIAEVTKKGCISIIGGGDSAAAAEKFGLASEFSHVSTGGGASLEFLEGKELPGISSINEKKKLNERKFILAGNWKMNKTNTEAAEFVSKLVGQIKTEDKFEVIVCPPFTALEKVRDITSSSNIKVGAQNAYYEDKGAYTGEISVNMLRDIGVEYVILGHSERRHIFQESDELINKKLKKVISSGLTPILCVGEQLEEREKGLTFNVVERQIKEALYGLTEEEAKTIIIAYEPVWAIGTGKVATPNQAQEVHKFIRDLLKDIFNEEFAKKTTILYGGSIKPNNYLGLFGKPDIDGGLVGGASLTEDFVELANIMKEIIE; this is encoded by the coding sequence TCTCATTTAGGACGTCCCAAAGGTGAAAAAAATCCTCAATTTTCTTTAAAACCAGTAGCCGATAGATTAGATGAGTTATTAAATAATAAAGTTTATTTTGTAGATGAAACCAGGGGACCAAAAGTTGAAAAAGCCGTCTCAGAATTAAAAGATGGTGAAGTGTTACTAATTGAAAATACAAGATTTGAAAAAGGTGAAACAAAAAACGATCCTGAACTGGCAAAATATTGGGCGTCTTTAGCGGATCTTCATGTTAATGATGCATTTGGAACGGCTCACAGAGCACACGCTTCCAATGTTGGTATAGCAAACTATATACCAAGTGTCGCAGGATTTTTGATGGAAAAAGAGATCGAATTTTTGCAAAAGGCCGTTGAAAACCCAGAAAAACCATATGTAGTAATTCTGGGTGGTGCTAAAGTATCCGACAAAATAGGGGTTATAAATAATCTATTAAATAAAGCTGATAAGATATTAATCGGCGGTGCTATGATGTTTACTTTCTTAAAAGCCTTAGGTAAAAACGTTGGTTCTTCGTTGGTGGAAGAAGATAAACTCAATGTTGCAAAAGACATATTAGAAAATGCGAAAGCAAAAGGCGTTGAGATTGTTTTACCTGTTGATACCGTTATCGCCCAAAAAATAGAAGCAGGTGTTGAGAAGAAAACTGTAAAAATAGATGATGGAATTCCCGAAGGTTGGATGGGCTTAGATATAGGACCTGAAAGCGTTTCTTTATTTAAAGAGAAAATTTCCGATGCTAAAACAATTGTTTGGAACGGTCCTATGGGAGTTTTTGAAATGGATGATTTTGCTTTTGGTACCGAAGAAGTAGCAAAGGCAATCGCAGAAGTAACCAAAAAAGGTTGTATAAGTATTATAGGTGGAGGAGATTCTGCAGCTGCCGCTGAAAAATTTGGATTGGCTAGCGAATTTTCACACGTTTCAACTGGTGGAGGTGCCTCTTTAGAATTTTTAGAAGGTAAAGAATTGCCAGGTATCTCTTCAATAAACGAAAAAAAAAAGCTGAATGAAAGAAAATTTATTCTCGCCGGAAATTGGAAGATGAACAAAACTAATACAGAGGCAGCTGAATTTGTCTCAAAACTTGTAGGACAGATAAAAACCGAAGATAAGTTTGAAGTTATTGTTTGTCCCCCTTTCACAGCTCTTGAAAAGGTTAGAGATATCACAAGTAGTTCAAACATAAAAGTAGGTGCCCAAAATGCTTATTATGAAGATAAAGGTGCTTACACAGGCGAGATCTCCGTTAATATGTTAAGGGATATAGGAGTAGAATATGTAATTCTTGGTCATTCTGAAAGAAGGCACATCTTTCAAGAAAGCGATGAACTCATAAACAAAAAACTTAAAAAGGTAATATCTTCAGGGTTAACACCCATACTGTGTGTTGGTGAACAGTTAGAAGAACGTGAAAAGGGTTTAACATTCAACGTTGTAGAAAGACAGATTAAAGAAGCTCTTTATGGTTTAACTGAAGAAGAAGCAAAAACAATCATAATCGCCTACGAACCCGTATGGGCAATTGGAACAGGAAAAGTAGCCACACCCAACCAAGCCCAAGAAGTTCATAAGTTTATTAGAGACCTTTTGAAAGATATCTTCAATGAAGAATTTGCTAAAAAAACCACAATACTTTATGGTGGAAGCATAAAACCAAACAATTATTTAGGCCTCTTTGGTAAACCAGATATAGACGGCGGTTTGGTTGGAGGTGCTTCATTAACAGAAGATTTCGTGGAACTTGCCAATATTATGAAAGAAATTATCGAATAA